One part of the [Synechococcus] sp. NIES-970 genome encodes these proteins:
- a CDS encoding hypothetical protein (transcription termination/antitermination factor NusG) gives MEHSEEYTETQTGPKPRWYAVQVASGCEKRVKANLEQRIHTLDVADRIFQVQIPQTPTVKIRKDGSRQHGEEKVFPGYVLIQMNLDDEAWQVIKNTPHVINFVGAEQKRSYGRGRGHVKPMPLNRSEVERIFKQAQVVEPTVKVDMTIGDKILVLSGPFKDFEGEIIEVSPERSKLKALLSIFGRDTPVELEFNQVEKQS, from the coding sequence ATGGAACATTCAGAAGAATACACAGAAACGCAAACAGGGCCGAAGCCACGCTGGTATGCTGTCCAAGTTGCATCTGGGTGCGAAAAAAGAGTCAAAGCAAACCTCGAACAACGTATCCATACCCTTGATGTGGCGGATCGAATCTTCCAAGTGCAGATCCCCCAGACGCCAACGGTGAAAATCCGCAAAGATGGCAGTCGGCAACATGGCGAAGAAAAGGTTTTTCCGGGTTATGTTTTGATTCAGATGAACCTTGATGATGAAGCTTGGCAGGTTATCAAAAATACGCCCCATGTAATCAACTTTGTTGGTGCAGAACAGAAGCGTAGTTATGGCAGAGGCCGGGGACATGTTAAGCCCATGCCTCTCAATCGGTCTGAGGTAGAGCGTATCTTTAAACAGGCTCAGGTCGTCGAACCGACCGTTAAAGTCGATATGACTATCGGTGATAAAATCCTTGTCCTTTCGGGGCCCTTCAAAGATTTTGAAGGCGAAATCATCGAAGTCAGCCCTGAGCGCAGCAAACTGAAAGCTCTATTGTCGATCTTTGGTCGAGATACGCCAGTAGAACTTGAATTTAATCAAGTGGAAAAACAGAGCTAG